One Archocentrus centrarchus isolate MPI-CPG fArcCen1 chromosome 14, fArcCen1, whole genome shotgun sequence DNA window includes the following coding sequences:
- the LOC115791829 gene encoding APC membrane recruitment protein 2-like isoform X3: protein MDVQTENVDPPPCESQPSGKIRKGFKLFGKRKPGNIFSIRSKGDGNNKSPVHRSKTLDGLSESPAPDSEREPDKEKGHEGSEAEREQAEEEPLGEDGVLAAAPARNSISSASSAKSLSFLSLLRGGRRGVGDRQVHTVSQPVGRQRRGLKGLFGNVKFKSKDKEDKEEVPPSPLLMSSRANSVEIIKEDLTLTPKSQPRSLDSPETESREHVKSLTIPDSAAPSPPEPTTPQATTGSVSKTNENVAPSPTSEPPLIPGDTSLSSLLADISSLLTFDSITGGGDIMADVEAEWGKASSALSAVVTEVTPSSTAPLPKPSVSSPLTLTTFSTAFTAKPSHVAVPTTTSPQSFTPLSKATTTSSPFSKPSTIITTFTKSSTLTTPSVKLSSDSTPASEPSASVKIITAPAPATTKPSTVPVTSAPMSSSLITLKSTVSSTSTTTTAPPNTPASVVKAPSVSPILTSTASKLASQTALPPQTTTSVSKPSPVATSPPVSIKPPPVTHSPPIPAAITQPPPAKSDLSSTSCKPSLSSVAGDSKAPATVSPPCTVTAKSSSPDLGVLSKTAVLTSTATSASVSAAPSKPTLTSTLTEQNKSPPSHVTVPDICLPTSKTQPSPACFPTPASISSDKLPPTTKLTSAPVLLDKTPTPIPAPTTHTVVSAAPTALGHIPVSLSKDQPATAQTQISQSKAPPAPVQVPVSVCKDLPAPAQKEAPQSKAPPAPAQFPVSVSKDLPAPAQKEPPQSKAPPAPAQFPVSVSKDLPVRDSQQQVDEEPNRNPPTPVLEEERPNFNSHDAGNKDKISAVEATSKHIPEDSQQPQHPKVLVSSTRDSKIPVKHGAQTHTASQIPQNKEPPRTKIPVSKVPVRRVGNKPGHALRKGSGSHLNTKQHQ from the exons ATGGATGTACAAACGGAGAACGTGGACCCCCCACCTTGTGAATCGCAGCCAAGTGGAAAAATCAGAAAAGGATTCAAGCTGTTTGGCAAACGTAAGCCAGGTAACATCTTTTCTATTCGAAGCAAGGGGGATGGAAACAACAAGTCACCTGTTCACAGGAGCAAAACACTAGATGGATTATCAGAGAGTCCTGCACCAGATTCTGAGCGGGAGCCGGACAAGGAAAAGGGACATGAGGGGAGCGAAGCAGAGAGGgagcaggcagaggaggagCCACTTGGTGAAGATGGCGTGTTGGCTGCCGCCCCTGCTCGCAACTCCATTTCTTCAGCCAGCTCAGCCAAGTCCCTCAGCTTCCTGTCACTGCTGAGGGGTGGCAGGAGAGGAGTGGGGGACCGTCAAGTCCACACTGTGTCCCAGCCGGTGGGTCGGCAACGCCGTGGGCTGAAGGGCCTCTTTGGAAATGTTAAGTTCAAATCGAAAGATAAAGAGGACAAGGAGGAAGTCCCTCCTAGTCCACTCCTCATGTCATCCCGTGCCAACAGCGTTGAAATCATCAAAGAGGACCTCACCCTCACACCTAAATCCCAGCCTCGCTCTCTGGACAGCCCAGAGACAGAGAGCCGTGAACATGTCAAGAGCTTGACAATCCCGGACAGTGCAGCCCCATCCCCACCAGAGCCCACAACTCCACAGGCAACAACAGGCAGCGTGAGTAAAACTAATGAGAATGTAGCACCATCACCCACCTCTGAACCGCCACTGATACCCGGAGACACTAGCCTGAGCTCGTTGCTTGCCGATATCTCTTCTCTCCTGACTTTTGACTCCATCACAGGGGGTGGAGACATCATGGCTGATGTGGAAGCAGAGTGGGGAAAAGCAAGCAGTGCTCTCAGTGCTGTGGTGACTGAGGTCACGCCATCATCCACAGCTCCCTTGCCCAAACCCAGTGTCTCCTCTCCACTCACTTTAACAACATTCAGCACCGCTTTCACAGCAAAACCTTCTCATGTAGCTGTTCCCACAACAACTTCGCCCCAGTCCTTTACTCCACTGTCAAAGGCAACTACAACCTCTTCCCCCTTTTCCAAGCCAAGCACCATCATCACAACTTTCACCAAATCTTCCACTTTGACAACTCCTTCAGTCAAACTGAGCTCAGACTCTACTCCAGCCTCTGAGCCTTCTGCCAGCGTTAAAATCATCACAGCTCCAGCGCCCGCTACAACAAAACCCTCAACTGTTCCTGTAACTTCAGCTCCTATGTCTTCCTCTTTGATTACACTTAAATCTACAGTGAGCTCCACCtctacaacaaccacagctccTCCAAACACCCCAGCCTCTGTAGTAAAGGCTCCCTCAGTTAGTCCAATTCTTACCTCTACAGCTAGCAAACTGGCTTCACAGACTGCACTGCCTCCTCAAACTACTACTTCTGTAAGTAAACCTAGTCCTGTAGCTACTTCACCTCCTGTGTCCATTAAACCTCCACCAGTAACTCATAGCCCTCCCATCCCTGCTGCTATCACCCAACCTCCACCTGCTAAATCAGATTTAAGTAGCACATCCTGCAAACCTTCTCTAAGCTCAGTTGCAGGAGACTCTAAAGCCCCGGCAACAGTATCACCACCCTGTACGGTTACAGCAAAATCGTCTTCTCCTGACCTGGGTGTTCTCTCAAAAACAGCAGTTCTCACGTCAACTGCAACCTCAGCCTCTGTATCTGCAGCCCCTTCCAAACCTACGCTCACCTCTACCCtcacagaacaaaataaaagccctccCTCACATGTAACTGTTCCAGATATTTGTCTTCCCACAAGTAAAACCCAACCCAGCCCAGCATGTTTCCCAACTCCAGCTTCAATTTCTTCAGATAAGCTTCCTCCCACGACTAAACTCACATCTGCCCCAGTCTTGTTAGATAAGACTCCCACACCAATTCCAGCACCTACCACTCACACTGTAGTTTCTGCAGCACCTACTGCTCTGGGTCATATTCCAGTTTCTTTATCTAAGGATCAGCCTGCTACTGCTCAAACACAAATTTCTCAATCTAAAGCCCCTCCCGCACCTGTTCAAGTCCCAGTTTCTGTATGTAAAGATCTGCCTGCTCCAGCTCAGAAGGAGGCTCCTCAATCTAAAGCCCCTCCTGCCCCTGCTCAATTTCCAGTTTCTGTATCTAAAGATCTGCCTGCTCCAGCTCAGAAGGAGCCTCCTCAATCTAAAGCCCCTCCTGCCCCTGCTCAATTTCCAGTTTCTGTATCTAAAGATCTG CCTGTCCGGGACAGCCAGCAACAAGTTGATGAGGAACCAAACAGAAACCCACCTACACCCGTGTTAGAAGAAGAAAGACCCAATTTCAACTCACATGATGCAGGAAACAAAGATAAAATCAGTGCCGTGGAAGCCACCTCAAAACACATCCCGGAGGACAGTCAGCAGCCTCAACATCCAAAAGTTCTCGTCAGTTCAACACGTGACTCAAAGATCCCAGTGAAGCATGGCGCACAGACTCACACTGCCTCCCAAATCCCTCAGAATAAAGAACCCCCTCGCACTAAGATACCTGTGTCCAAGGTTCCTGTCCGCAGAGTTGGTAATAA ACCTGGACACGCACTCAGGAAAGGTTCAGGGTCACACCTGAACACAAAGCAGCATCAGTAA
- the LOC115791829 gene encoding APC membrane recruitment protein 2-like isoform X1, translating to MDVQTENVDPPPCESQPSGKIRKGFKLFGKRKPGNIFSIRSKGDGNNKSPVHRSKTLDGLSESPAPDSEREPDKEKGHEGSEAEREQAEEEPLGEDGVLAAAPARNSISSASSAKSLSFLSLLRGGRRGVGDRQVHTVSQPVGRQRRGLKGLFGNVKFKSKDKEDKEEVPPSPLLMSSRANSVEIIKEDLTLTPKSQPRSLDSPETESREHVKSLTIPDSAAPSPPEPTTPQATTGSVSKTNENVAPSPTSEPPLIPGDTSLSSLLADISSLLTFDSITGGGDIMADVEAEWGKASSALSAVVTEVTPSSTAPLPKPSVSSPLTLTTFSTAFTAKPSHVAVPTTTSPQSFTPLSKATTTSSPFSKPSTIITTFTKSSTLTTPSVKLSSDSTPASEPSASVKIITAPAPATTKPSTVPVTSAPMSSSLITLKSTVSSTSTTTTAPPNTPASVVKAPSVSPILTSTASKLASQTALPPQTTTSVSKPSPVATSPPVSIKPPPVTHSPPIPAAITQPPPAKSDLSSTSCKPSLSSVAGDSKAPATVSPPCTVTAKSSSPDLGVLSKTAVLTSTATSASVSAAPSKPTLTSTLTEQNKSPPSHVTVPDICLPTSKTQPSPACFPTPASISSDKLPPTTKLTSAPVLLDKTPTPIPAPTTHTVVSAAPTALGHIPVSLSKDQPATAQTQISQSKAPPAPVQVPVSVCKDLPAPAQKEAPQSKAPPAPAQFPVSVSKDLPAPAQKEPPQSKAPPAPAQFPVSVSKDLPAPAQKEPPQSKAPPAPAQVPVSVCKDLPAPAQKEVPQSKMPPALAQIPVSPAPIPVSKPLSGSDQIPVSQPKAHPAPPTAPCPVTSFTSIPSPQQSEAPASAKPRGSGLATVDSQLAGPNSISGQGVQTVPSKTEEPHKESRTSLQEPPREKRTQVKASGLSKIPVVGGSRVGRLPVRDSQQQVDEEPNRNPPTPVLEEERPNFNSHDAGNKDKISAVEATSKHIPEDSQQPQHPKVLVSSTRDSKIPVKHGAQTHTASQIPQNKEPPRTKIPVSKVPVRRVGNKPGHALRKGSGSHLNTKQHQ from the exons ATGGATGTACAAACGGAGAACGTGGACCCCCCACCTTGTGAATCGCAGCCAAGTGGAAAAATCAGAAAAGGATTCAAGCTGTTTGGCAAACGTAAGCCAGGTAACATCTTTTCTATTCGAAGCAAGGGGGATGGAAACAACAAGTCACCTGTTCACAGGAGCAAAACACTAGATGGATTATCAGAGAGTCCTGCACCAGATTCTGAGCGGGAGCCGGACAAGGAAAAGGGACATGAGGGGAGCGAAGCAGAGAGGgagcaggcagaggaggagCCACTTGGTGAAGATGGCGTGTTGGCTGCCGCCCCTGCTCGCAACTCCATTTCTTCAGCCAGCTCAGCCAAGTCCCTCAGCTTCCTGTCACTGCTGAGGGGTGGCAGGAGAGGAGTGGGGGACCGTCAAGTCCACACTGTGTCCCAGCCGGTGGGTCGGCAACGCCGTGGGCTGAAGGGCCTCTTTGGAAATGTTAAGTTCAAATCGAAAGATAAAGAGGACAAGGAGGAAGTCCCTCCTAGTCCACTCCTCATGTCATCCCGTGCCAACAGCGTTGAAATCATCAAAGAGGACCTCACCCTCACACCTAAATCCCAGCCTCGCTCTCTGGACAGCCCAGAGACAGAGAGCCGTGAACATGTCAAGAGCTTGACAATCCCGGACAGTGCAGCCCCATCCCCACCAGAGCCCACAACTCCACAGGCAACAACAGGCAGCGTGAGTAAAACTAATGAGAATGTAGCACCATCACCCACCTCTGAACCGCCACTGATACCCGGAGACACTAGCCTGAGCTCGTTGCTTGCCGATATCTCTTCTCTCCTGACTTTTGACTCCATCACAGGGGGTGGAGACATCATGGCTGATGTGGAAGCAGAGTGGGGAAAAGCAAGCAGTGCTCTCAGTGCTGTGGTGACTGAGGTCACGCCATCATCCACAGCTCCCTTGCCCAAACCCAGTGTCTCCTCTCCACTCACTTTAACAACATTCAGCACCGCTTTCACAGCAAAACCTTCTCATGTAGCTGTTCCCACAACAACTTCGCCCCAGTCCTTTACTCCACTGTCAAAGGCAACTACAACCTCTTCCCCCTTTTCCAAGCCAAGCACCATCATCACAACTTTCACCAAATCTTCCACTTTGACAACTCCTTCAGTCAAACTGAGCTCAGACTCTACTCCAGCCTCTGAGCCTTCTGCCAGCGTTAAAATCATCACAGCTCCAGCGCCCGCTACAACAAAACCCTCAACTGTTCCTGTAACTTCAGCTCCTATGTCTTCCTCTTTGATTACACTTAAATCTACAGTGAGCTCCACCtctacaacaaccacagctccTCCAAACACCCCAGCCTCTGTAGTAAAGGCTCCCTCAGTTAGTCCAATTCTTACCTCTACAGCTAGCAAACTGGCTTCACAGACTGCACTGCCTCCTCAAACTACTACTTCTGTAAGTAAACCTAGTCCTGTAGCTACTTCACCTCCTGTGTCCATTAAACCTCCACCAGTAACTCATAGCCCTCCCATCCCTGCTGCTATCACCCAACCTCCACCTGCTAAATCAGATTTAAGTAGCACATCCTGCAAACCTTCTCTAAGCTCAGTTGCAGGAGACTCTAAAGCCCCGGCAACAGTATCACCACCCTGTACGGTTACAGCAAAATCGTCTTCTCCTGACCTGGGTGTTCTCTCAAAAACAGCAGTTCTCACGTCAACTGCAACCTCAGCCTCTGTATCTGCAGCCCCTTCCAAACCTACGCTCACCTCTACCCtcacagaacaaaataaaagccctccCTCACATGTAACTGTTCCAGATATTTGTCTTCCCACAAGTAAAACCCAACCCAGCCCAGCATGTTTCCCAACTCCAGCTTCAATTTCTTCAGATAAGCTTCCTCCCACGACTAAACTCACATCTGCCCCAGTCTTGTTAGATAAGACTCCCACACCAATTCCAGCACCTACCACTCACACTGTAGTTTCTGCAGCACCTACTGCTCTGGGTCATATTCCAGTTTCTTTATCTAAGGATCAGCCTGCTACTGCTCAAACACAAATTTCTCAATCTAAAGCCCCTCCCGCACCTGTTCAAGTCCCAGTTTCTGTATGTAAAGATCTGCCTGCTCCAGCTCAGAAGGAGGCTCCTCAATCTAAAGCCCCTCCTGCCCCTGCTCAATTTCCAGTTTCTGTATCTAAAGATCTGCCTGCTCCAGCTCAGAAGGAGCCTCCTCAATCTAAAGCCCCTCCTGCCCCTGCTCAATTTCCAGTTTCTGTATCTAAAGATCTGCCTGCTCCAGCTCAGAAGGAGCCTCCTCAATCTAAAGCCCCTCCTGCCCCTGCTCAAGTCCCAGTTTCTGTATGTAAGGATCTGCCTGCTCCAGCTCAGAAGGAGGTTCCTCAATCTAAAATGCCCCCTGCCCTGGCTCAGATCCCAGTTTCTCCTGCCCCAATTCCTGTATCCAAACCCCTTTCTGGTTCTGATCAGATCCCAGTTTCTCAACCAAAAGCCCATCCTGCACCGCCCACTGCTCCTTGCCCTGTCACTTCTTTTACTTCTATCCCTTCACCTCAGCAAAGTGAAGCTCCAGCCTCTGCTAAGCCTAGGGGAAGTGGACTAGCGACAGTGGATAGCCAACTGGCCGGTCCAAATAGTATAAGTGGGCAGGGAGTGCAGACTGTGCCATCTAAAACAGAAGAACCACATAAGGAGTCACGAACAAGCCTCCAAGAGCCCCCCAGAGAAAAGAGGACACAGGTCAAAGCATCAGGGCTTAGCAAAATCCCTGTAGTTGGAGGAAGCAGGGTGGGCAGGCTACCTGTCCGGGACAGCCAGCAACAAGTTGATGAGGAACCAAACAGAAACCCACCTACACCCGTGTTAGAAGAAGAAAGACCCAATTTCAACTCACATGATGCAGGAAACAAAGATAAAATCAGTGCCGTGGAAGCCACCTCAAAACACATCCCGGAGGACAGTCAGCAGCCTCAACATCCAAAAGTTCTCGTCAGTTCAACACGTGACTCAAAGATCCCAGTGAAGCATGGCGCACAGACTCACACTGCCTCCCAAATCCCTCAGAATAAAGAACCCCCTCGCACTAAGATACCTGTGTCCAAGGTTCCTGTCCGCAGAGTTGGTAATAA ACCTGGACACGCACTCAGGAAAGGTTCAGGGTCACACCTGAACACAAAGCAGCATCAGTAA
- the LOC115791829 gene encoding flocculation protein FLO11-like isoform X2, translating into MDVQTENVDPPPCESQPSGKIRKGFKLFGKRKPGNIFSIRSKGDGNNKSPVHRSKTLDGLSESPAPDSEREPDKEKGHEGSEAEREQAEEEPLGEDGVLAAAPARNSISSASSAKSLSFLSLLRGGRRGVGDRQVHTVSQPVGRQRRGLKGLFGNVKFKSKDKEDKEEVPPSPLLMSSRANSVEIIKEDLTLTPKSQPRSLDSPETESREHVKSLTIPDSAAPSPPEPTTPQATTGSVSKTNENVAPSPTSEPPLIPGDTSLSSLLADISSLLTFDSITGGGDIMADVEAEWGKASSALSAVVTEVTPSSTAPLPKPSVSSPLTLTTFSTAFTAKPSHVAVPTTTSPQSFTPLSKATTTSSPFSKPSTIITTFTKSSTLTTPSVKLSSDSTPASEPSASVKIITAPAPATTKPSTVPVTSAPMSSSLITLKSTVSSTSTTTTAPPNTPASVVKAPSVSPILTSTASKLASQTALPPQTTTSVSKPSPVATSPPVSIKPPPVTHSPPIPAAITQPPPAKSDLSSTSCKPSLSSVAGDSKAPATVSPPCTVTAKSSSPDLGVLSKTAVLTSTATSASVSAAPSKPTLTSTLTEQNKSPPSHVTVPDICLPTSKTQPSPACFPTPASISSDKLPPTTKLTSAPVLLDKTPTPIPAPTTHTVVSAAPTALGHIPVSLSKDQPATAQTQISQSKAPPAPVQVPVSVCKDLPAPAQKEAPQSKAPPAPAQFPVSVSKDLPAPAQKEPPQSKAPPAPAQFPVSVSKDLPAPAQKEPPQSKAPPAPAQVPVSVCKDLPAPAQKEVPQSKMPPALAQIPVSPAPIPVSKPLSGSDQIPVSQPKAHPAPPTAPCPVTSFTSIPSPQQSEAPASAKPRGSGLATVDSQLAGPNSISGQGVQTVPSKTEEPHKESRTSLQEPPREKRTVSSLNIQKFSSVQHVTQRSQ; encoded by the exons ATGGATGTACAAACGGAGAACGTGGACCCCCCACCTTGTGAATCGCAGCCAAGTGGAAAAATCAGAAAAGGATTCAAGCTGTTTGGCAAACGTAAGCCAGGTAACATCTTTTCTATTCGAAGCAAGGGGGATGGAAACAACAAGTCACCTGTTCACAGGAGCAAAACACTAGATGGATTATCAGAGAGTCCTGCACCAGATTCTGAGCGGGAGCCGGACAAGGAAAAGGGACATGAGGGGAGCGAAGCAGAGAGGgagcaggcagaggaggagCCACTTGGTGAAGATGGCGTGTTGGCTGCCGCCCCTGCTCGCAACTCCATTTCTTCAGCCAGCTCAGCCAAGTCCCTCAGCTTCCTGTCACTGCTGAGGGGTGGCAGGAGAGGAGTGGGGGACCGTCAAGTCCACACTGTGTCCCAGCCGGTGGGTCGGCAACGCCGTGGGCTGAAGGGCCTCTTTGGAAATGTTAAGTTCAAATCGAAAGATAAAGAGGACAAGGAGGAAGTCCCTCCTAGTCCACTCCTCATGTCATCCCGTGCCAACAGCGTTGAAATCATCAAAGAGGACCTCACCCTCACACCTAAATCCCAGCCTCGCTCTCTGGACAGCCCAGAGACAGAGAGCCGTGAACATGTCAAGAGCTTGACAATCCCGGACAGTGCAGCCCCATCCCCACCAGAGCCCACAACTCCACAGGCAACAACAGGCAGCGTGAGTAAAACTAATGAGAATGTAGCACCATCACCCACCTCTGAACCGCCACTGATACCCGGAGACACTAGCCTGAGCTCGTTGCTTGCCGATATCTCTTCTCTCCTGACTTTTGACTCCATCACAGGGGGTGGAGACATCATGGCTGATGTGGAAGCAGAGTGGGGAAAAGCAAGCAGTGCTCTCAGTGCTGTGGTGACTGAGGTCACGCCATCATCCACAGCTCCCTTGCCCAAACCCAGTGTCTCCTCTCCACTCACTTTAACAACATTCAGCACCGCTTTCACAGCAAAACCTTCTCATGTAGCTGTTCCCACAACAACTTCGCCCCAGTCCTTTACTCCACTGTCAAAGGCAACTACAACCTCTTCCCCCTTTTCCAAGCCAAGCACCATCATCACAACTTTCACCAAATCTTCCACTTTGACAACTCCTTCAGTCAAACTGAGCTCAGACTCTACTCCAGCCTCTGAGCCTTCTGCCAGCGTTAAAATCATCACAGCTCCAGCGCCCGCTACAACAAAACCCTCAACTGTTCCTGTAACTTCAGCTCCTATGTCTTCCTCTTTGATTACACTTAAATCTACAGTGAGCTCCACCtctacaacaaccacagctccTCCAAACACCCCAGCCTCTGTAGTAAAGGCTCCCTCAGTTAGTCCAATTCTTACCTCTACAGCTAGCAAACTGGCTTCACAGACTGCACTGCCTCCTCAAACTACTACTTCTGTAAGTAAACCTAGTCCTGTAGCTACTTCACCTCCTGTGTCCATTAAACCTCCACCAGTAACTCATAGCCCTCCCATCCCTGCTGCTATCACCCAACCTCCACCTGCTAAATCAGATTTAAGTAGCACATCCTGCAAACCTTCTCTAAGCTCAGTTGCAGGAGACTCTAAAGCCCCGGCAACAGTATCACCACCCTGTACGGTTACAGCAAAATCGTCTTCTCCTGACCTGGGTGTTCTCTCAAAAACAGCAGTTCTCACGTCAACTGCAACCTCAGCCTCTGTATCTGCAGCCCCTTCCAAACCTACGCTCACCTCTACCCtcacagaacaaaataaaagccctccCTCACATGTAACTGTTCCAGATATTTGTCTTCCCACAAGTAAAACCCAACCCAGCCCAGCATGTTTCCCAACTCCAGCTTCAATTTCTTCAGATAAGCTTCCTCCCACGACTAAACTCACATCTGCCCCAGTCTTGTTAGATAAGACTCCCACACCAATTCCAGCACCTACCACTCACACTGTAGTTTCTGCAGCACCTACTGCTCTGGGTCATATTCCAGTTTCTTTATCTAAGGATCAGCCTGCTACTGCTCAAACACAAATTTCTCAATCTAAAGCCCCTCCCGCACCTGTTCAAGTCCCAGTTTCTGTATGTAAAGATCTGCCTGCTCCAGCTCAGAAGGAGGCTCCTCAATCTAAAGCCCCTCCTGCCCCTGCTCAATTTCCAGTTTCTGTATCTAAAGATCTGCCTGCTCCAGCTCAGAAGGAGCCTCCTCAATCTAAAGCCCCTCCTGCCCCTGCTCAATTTCCAGTTTCTGTATCTAAAGATCTGCCTGCTCCAGCTCAGAAGGAGCCTCCTCAATCTAAAGCCCCTCCTGCCCCTGCTCAAGTCCCAGTTTCTGTATGTAAGGATCTGCCTGCTCCAGCTCAGAAGGAGGTTCCTCAATCTAAAATGCCCCCTGCCCTGGCTCAGATCCCAGTTTCTCCTGCCCCAATTCCTGTATCCAAACCCCTTTCTGGTTCTGATCAGATCCCAGTTTCTCAACCAAAAGCCCATCCTGCACCGCCCACTGCTCCTTGCCCTGTCACTTCTTTTACTTCTATCCCTTCACCTCAGCAAAGTGAAGCTCCAGCCTCTGCTAAGCCTAGGGGAAGTGGACTAGCGACAGTGGATAGCCAACTGGCCGGTCCAAATAGTATAAGTGGGCAGGGAGTGCAGACTGTGCCATCTAAAACAGAAGAACCACATAAGGAGTCACGAACAAGCCTCCAAGAGCCCCCCAGAGAAAAGAG GACAGTCAGCAGCCTCAACATCCAAAAGTTCTCGTCAGTTCAACACGTGACTCAAAGATCCCAGTGA